In a genomic window of Phyllostomus discolor isolate MPI-MPIP mPhyDis1 chromosome 5, mPhyDis1.pri.v3, whole genome shotgun sequence:
- the RSRP1 gene encoding arginine/serine-rich protein 1, translating into MSNYVSGMWPGSLPEESPSASGRSSRLSSATGSRSPRSSRSRSSASSRWSSSSRSRPRRGSRSRSRSRSRRRHQRKYRRYSRSYSRSRSRSRSRRRHRERHYVSSRRCYRSPSPSPDRSRSRSRSRGRSYYRRAYAVMRGRRYYGFGRSVYPEERRSWRARSRTRSRSPTPFRLSEKDRMELLEIAKANAAKALGTTNFELPPSLRVVPGLKETNHETAIPNKGAKCELSEKLKEDGTTNASEKSSQQKSSSFNNFVAKPMLQKSAKATAEETSSGSPKTQKKSPYELWKPV; encoded by the exons ATGTCCAACTACGTGAGCGGGATGTGGCCGGGCTCGCTGCCCGAGGAGTCCCCGTCGGCCTCGGGCCGGTCCAGCCGGCTGTCGTCGGCGACCGGGAGCCGCTCTCCCAGGAGCTCGCGGTCCCGTTCCAGCGCCTCCAGCCGGTGGTCGTCCAGCAGTCGGAGCCGGCCCCGGCGCGGGAGCAGGTCCAGGTCTCGGTCCCGGTCGCGGAGACGCCACCAGAGGAAGTACAGGCGCTATTCGCGGTCCTACTCGCGGAGCCGCTCGCGAtcccgcagccgccgccgccaccgggAGAGGCACTACGTCTCCTCCAGGAGGTGTTACCGGTCTCCGTCTCCCTCGCCGGACCGGTCCCGCAGCCGGTCCCGCTCTCGGGGACGGTCGTATTACCGAAGGGCCTACGCGGTCATGCGGGGGCGACGCTACTATGGCTTCGGTCGCTCCGTGTACCCAGAGGAGCGCAGGAGTTGGCGGGCGAGATCCAGGACGAGGTCGCGGAGTCCAACGCCGTTTCGCTTAAGTGAGAAAG ATCGAATGGAGCTGTTAGAAATAGCAAAAGCCAATGCAGCAAAAGCTTTAGGAACAACCAACTTTGAATTGCCCCCCAGCCTCCGAGTTGTTCCTGGGCTTAAGGAAACAAACCATGAAACAGCCATACCAAACAAAGGGGCAAAGTGTGAG CTGTCAGAAAAGCTAAAAGAAGATGGAACTACAAATGCCAGTGAAAAGTCCTCTCAACAAAAAAGCAGTAGCTTTAAT AATTTTGTAGCAAAGCCAATGCTTCAAAAATCAGCTAAAGCTACTGCTGAAGAGACCTCTTCAGGATCtccaaaaacccagaaaaaaagtCCATATGAATTGTGGaaacctgtttaa